In one Rhopalosiphum padi isolate XX-2018 chromosome 3, ASM2088224v1, whole genome shotgun sequence genomic region, the following are encoded:
- the LOC132924255 gene encoding uncharacterized protein LOC132924255 — protein sequence MVLKCCVCRSNAKSDRNLSFHSFPKDKKKKAKWMEFLCLKEVMTWHRVCSLHFNKNDYKVCEENSPYNCLLSEATPQNYNIVSVGLAELQDSSVETSLLSVSYSESTESSAEKPKCKR from the exons atggtgCTAAAGTGTTGTGTATGTCGAAGTAATGCTAAAAGTGACCGTAATTTGTCATTTCATTC gttTCCTAAAGACAAAAAAAAGAAGGCCAAATGGATGGAATTTTTATGTCTAAAAGAAGTAATGACATGGCATAGGGTATGttcattacattttaacaaaaatgactACAAGGTCTGTGAAGAAAATTCACCATACAACTGTTTGTTGTCCGAGGCAACaccacaaaattataatattgtttcagtTGGATTAGCAGAGCTACA AGATTCTAGTGTTGAAACTTCTTTATTATCTGTCTCTTACAGTGAATCTACTGAATCATCAGCTGAGAAACCAAAGTGTAAaaggtaa